Genomic DNA from bacterium:
ATCAGCTACGAAGCGCAACAAAGGATTTCCGAGCGTTCGGCGAAAACAATTTACATTCACTCTCATATGGATGAAGAGAATTTTGACATGGATCGCGTTCGCCAGTGTTGCGTCGGTGTTCCGGCTGCGGATGGAACCAACACTCCCACATGCTCCTATAATGTTCTGTACCGCGAACGAGACCCGCGCTTTTCCCATGGCAAGCTTATTCCCGTCACAGCCCTAACCGGCGGGAAAAAATGGTAATCAAAGTAGCGCGGGCGTCCCGCCTGCGGAGTGTAGCATGAGATTTTTCTTTGTTGATCGCGTAGACGAAATCCAGCCCGGCAAGCTGGCCACAGGCATCAAAAACATCACCTACAACGAAGACTTCCTTGAAGATCATTTTCCCGATCACCCGATTTATCCCGGCACTCTGGTGATCGAAGCGCTTGCACAGCTTGGCGGCTTCCTTGTGGAGTGCACCTTCAATGTGTCGCAAGAAAATTTGCGACGAGCTGTTTTAGCGCAGGTGGAAAAAGCAAAATTCTATGACCCGGTTACGCCTGGAGATCAGCTGCAGTTGCGGTGCGAGCTGATTTCCACACTGGAAGGGGCCGCGCACGTGCGAGCAGAAGCTCGCAGAAAGGAGCAAAGGGCCGTCAGCGCTGTGCTCACCTACGTACTCTGGCGCGTGGACTCCGAAAAAGTTCATGAACAACGAAGGAACCTGTACAAACAATGGACGCAGCATTTGAAACTCGACTTTCCCATCCGCTGAGACTTCGCGGAACCGGATCGATTGTTCTTGCCCCGGATTCGGAAATCGATGTAGCGCCGTGGCTCAAGCACCGCAAGATGAAAAAATTCATGGGAAAACAGGATGAGCT
This window encodes:
- a CDS encoding beta-hydroxyacyl-ACP dehydratase — translated: MRFFFVDRVDEIQPGKLATGIKNITYNEDFLEDHFPDHPIYPGTLVIEALAQLGGFLVECTFNVSQENLRRAVLAQVEKAKFYDPVTPGDQLQLRCELISTLEGAAHVRAEARRKEQRAVSAVLTYVLWRVDSEKVHEQRRNLYKQWTQHLKLDFPIR